The DNA window CGGAGGAGCGGTTTCGGTACAGCCCAGGGCGAAAAGGGCGATGTATATACCCGGTATACATGTGGTAAGACGTCGTTTCATGAGACGGATCCTCCATGGTTAACGGTGACTGATCATCTTCGATCAGCAGGTTACAGCACGTTATGCGGCAAACCGAATTACCTTCGACGGCACGTTACGCGGCAAACCGGATTACCTTCCCAGCGTTGTGTCGGCAGCCGGATTGGCGCCTTATTGCCAACCGTCAGGCCTCAAGGCCGATCACCCGGTCCGACAGCTCCCTCAAGTCGGAGACGACCAGGTCACACAGGGATTCGTCCATACCCGCCTCTCCGCTCCGGTTGAGATACACCGCCATCATCCCGGCGTTCCTGGCGCCCGCGATATCGTGCTCCAGGCTGTCCCCGATAAAGACGGACCGGCCGGGTGCGGCGTTCAGCCGAGACATCGCCTGTCTGAAAATAACCGGATCCGGCTTGGCGGTCCCCACTTCTTCCGAGATCAGAACCGCGTCGAAATACCTCGACGCACCTATGGTGTCGATCTTCGCTCTCTGGGACCTTGAACCGTTGGTGACCACGGCCATGGGGTGCCGTCTGGCGCGAAGGCATTCCAATAGCGGCTCGGCGCCATCCGACCAGGAAACGTAGGACGCCAGCTTGCCGCGCATGAGGTCCGCAAACGATTCCGGCGACATGCCCGGTATGTCGCTGAAACAGTGATTGTAGATCGCCGTCTTGCTGCCCCGGCCCCCCTGGTCCAGCGCCCGCAGCGTCTCCATGCGATCGGTCCACGCGGCCCCTTCCGGCGTCAGGCGCGGGAAGTACGTATTCAACAGAAACGAAAAGAACCTGTCGCGCGCCCGGTCGCGGTCGATCAAGGTGTCGTCGAGATCGAAGAGAACCGCGTTCCCCACTTCGAAAATCGAGCCGACCGGTCGTCCCATCCCCTACCGCCCATCCCGACGCAGGCAGTCTTCAACGGCCGTCCGTGCCTTTTCGGCCAGCCCGCGCCGGTCCTTCGTGGTATACCCGCTGGTCGCAATAGGCGCACCGATACGCACGCCGACCTGTGCGTCCGGACGTATTTTCATACTGCCGCGAACGAGGATGTCAAAGCTGCCGGATATCCCCACCGGCACAACGGGCACGCCCGATTCTATGGCGAGGAGAAAGGCGCCGGTCTTGAACGGCTGCAGTTCGCCGGTCCTCGATCTCGTGCCTTCCGGGAAGACCACGGCGGGATACCCCTCCCTGATCTGCCGTGCCGCTTTCCGCAGACTCCGCATGGCTTTCTTCGGATTGGTACGGTTGATGCTGATGTATCCGGCCAACCGCATGCACCATCCCAGAACGGGTATGTGGAACAGGGAATCCTTGGCGATGATCCTGAACTGTATGGGCAGGAAACCGAACAGGATGGGTATGTCCGCCGCGCTGGCGTGATTGGCGACCAGCACGCAGGGCTGTCCCCGCGGAATATGGTCCAGTCCGTCGAGGCGGACCGGCACGCGGCCCACCCACAGCAGGGTGCGCGCCCACCAGCGGGCGAACCAGTGGACCAGCCTGCCGGAGGGATTGAATGGAGACAGCATCATGGCCGTCAAGCCGAACGCCAGCGTGAAGATCACCACGCTGATGAGCTGGAGGATGGAATAGATTGCGGACACGCGAGCACCCGGCTCGTGAAGATCAGATGAACGTGGAGCACCGCTCCGGTTTATATCCGATTATAACCCCATGGCGAAAAAAAACCAGCGCCATTTCATCGAGGTCCGGCGACGGAAAAACGACCGCGCGGCGCCTCCGGCATACGAGATCACGAGTGGTCTTCCGACCAATTTGGACATAGACCCGTCCTGAACGTACGGTTTGAAATGTAACATGCTGAAAATTGCCGATTCGGATATCGCGGAAGCGCTCATCTGGCACCTCTGGCAGGAAAGACTGCCGCGGTCGGGAAGGCTCCGGTTGACCGACGGCAGGACGCTCAGGCTATATCACCCCGGTACGCTGAATCCCGACAGCGGGCCCGATTTCCTCCAGGCGGTTTTGTCCTTCGGACCGGGGAAACGCCTCCGCGGCGACGTAGAGATCCATGTCAGACCCGCCGACTGGCAGCGGCACGGCCATAGCCGGGACCCAAATTACAATAACGTGGTACTTCACGTCGTCATGTGGCACGACGAGAAGATACCGGTCGTTCAGAAGCAGAACGGGCAGTACGTCCCCACGCTGGTGTTATCCGAGCACCTTCAGCATGGCCTGGACCGGATACGCAGACAGTACCGGCAGAGGCTGGAGGTACCGGCGCCTGTCGGCTACCCCTGCCAGAGCCTGATGAAGCGGCTTTCCGTAGAGCGCGTACACGCATTGCTCGATCGCAAGGGTTCCGACCGCTTCCGGCAAAAAGCCGTGGCCATGGCACGGAGGATGAAACGGGTTTCGGCGGAACAGGCGCTCTATGAAGCTGCCATGCGGGCCGCGGGTTACGTCAAGAACACCGATGCCTGCCAGGCACTCGCCCGCCGCCTGCCCCTGGCCATGATACGTACCCTGGTCGGCACGGGCGGCGGGCATCGAATCATCGATCTGCAGGCCTTGCTGTTCGGGGTAGCCGGGCTGTTGCCCTCCCAGCGGCTTGCATACCGCGGGGAAATCCTGAACGACCCTTACGTCAGCGAAATCGAAGCACGCTGGGAAGCCTTCAGGCGGTCCGTCCCCGTCCGGTCCATGCAGGAACATGACTGGTTGTTTTTTCGGTTGAGACCGTTTAACTTTCCCACGGTCCGGCTTGCCGCCATGAGTTACTTCATCGCGGCGGGCCTGCAGGACGGGCTGGACACGTTGATCGCCGGCCCGATCAACTCAGGTAACGAACGGGGGCCGGCAGCGCTGCTGCGACTGATCGCGCGGCAGCTTGAGGAAATGACCAGGCCGCTGCCCGGAGACTACTGGCTGAAGCATACCGTGTTCGGGGAACCATCGCGGACGGCCCGAACGGCCCTGATCGGCCGTGACCGCCAGCGGGGCCTGATGGTCGACGTGGTCCTTCCGTTCATCTATGCCCTCGCCGACCGGGACAGCCGGTCGGACCGGATGCGGCTTGTCCGGGAGATGTACACCGGATACGGCAGACAGGCCAGCAACAGCGTGATCCAATCGATGACGAACCTGCTTTTTCACGATACGCCGGAGAAGAAGGCGACCATCGACCGGGCCATCCTTCAGCAAGGCATGCTGCAGATAGACCGGGAGACCTGCCGAAACAAGGCCTGCGGCCAGTGCGTGATGAACGGCTCGGTGTACCCGCCAGACGCACGGAGTTAACGGAGTTAAATGAACGAAGCGAACCCGGACGGCGTGGAGTGCAGGACGGAATTCAAAGGCCATGAGATCAGGGTGTTCAGTACCTGGACCCAGGATGCCCGCCTGTACATCGACGGAGTTTGCAGGGATCGGAGCATCCGCCGGGTATCCCTGCGGAAGACACGCATTTTGCACACGAATCTACGGATCGGCGCCGATGTACATCTCGTGGAAGTATTTGCAAAAGCCTTGTTGAGCATTAGATTACAGGTGCGAATAGACGGACGGCAGGTCGCCGGAGAGGCTTTCTAGACCGGGACGGTCAATCCGGACTTGAGGGGCCGGCGGGAAAGCAGCCGGCTGGAACGCAAGGGTACAGGCGGCAAACGCGAAAGTGCAGGAGGGAAAGATGCCGGAAACGCAGTGGATGACCTTGTTGGAAACCGCGGATATCATGAAGAGGTTGCCCATTCAGGTCACGAGAATGTGCGAAGACGGTAAACTGGAGTACTACATGGAGGATGGCAGATACTTCGTGTCCAGGGAATCCATTGATCTGTTCATGCATCCCCGGACCGGCGGTCCGGCGCCGCCGGACCCGGACACCAACGGTACCGCGCGCCGGAAGTACGGCCGGGCGCCGGACGATTTTTCGCCTTCATCGGAGTCTGCCGCCGAATCGGAAACCACAAACGGGCGGGATGAGGCGGAAGCCGCCACCGAACTCGAAACCACAAACGGGCGGGATGAGGCGGAAGCCGCCGGAGAAGAAGAAACCGGAAGAATCGTGGAAGAAGCACGCGGGACCGACGAAGAAAAAGCGGAAGCGCGGGAGGACGTGGCAACGCCTGAGATTGCGGAAGTGGCGGCGAGGGAAGTCGAAGAGACACAGGAGAACGCGGAAACGCGGGAAGAATTCGCGCCACAGGTTGACGCTCAAGCGCAGGAAGACGAGGAGCAATCACACGCCACCGAGCATCTCGAGGAAGGCAGTCAGATGGAGCCGGTCGACGACGCGACGCAGACCGAAGAAACACTGCCTGGCCAAGGGGCCGCGGCTGAATCGCCGATACAGGAAAAGGACCGGGCGGAATCCATGGCGCATCCCGGCGATCCCAATGCGAGGGCGATGGAAATCCTCACGGACCTGCGCGCCGCTACTGCACGGCACGCCAAGGAGCACAAGGCTTTCTGCGATGAGATAGCCGGCCTGGCGGACGCCCTCGAAAGCACGCTTTCCCAAGACGGAGACAAGACGGGCGAGCTGACCCGG is part of the Gemmatimonadota bacterium genome and encodes:
- a CDS encoding HAD family hydrolase; amino-acid sequence: MGRPVGSIFEVGNAVLFDLDDTLIDRDRARDRFFSFLLNTYFPRLTPEGAAWTDRMETLRALDQGGRGSKTAIYNHCFSDIPGMSPESFADLMRGKLASYVSWSDGAEPLLECLRARRHPMAVVTNGSRSQRAKIDTIGASRYFDAVLISEEVGTAKPDPVIFRQAMSRLNAAPGRSVFIGDSLEHDIAGARNAGMMAVYLNRSGEAGMDESLCDLVVSDLRELSDRVIGLEA
- a CDS encoding lysophospholipid acyltransferase family protein; protein product: MSAIYSILQLISVVIFTLAFGLTAMMLSPFNPSGRLVHWFARWWARTLLWVGRVPVRLDGLDHIPRGQPCVLVANHASAADIPILFGFLPIQFRIIAKDSLFHIPVLGWCMRLAGYISINRTNPKKAMRSLRKAARQIREGYPAVVFPEGTRSRTGELQPFKTGAFLLAIESGVPVVPVGISGSFDILVRGSMKIRPDAQVGVRIGAPIATSGYTTKDRRGLAEKARTAVEDCLRRDGR
- a CDS encoding DUF2851 family protein — protein: MLKIADSDIAEALIWHLWQERLPRSGRLRLTDGRTLRLYHPGTLNPDSGPDFLQAVLSFGPGKRLRGDVEIHVRPADWQRHGHSRDPNYNNVVLHVVMWHDEKIPVVQKQNGQYVPTLVLSEHLQHGLDRIRRQYRQRLEVPAPVGYPCQSLMKRLSVERVHALLDRKGSDRFRQKAVAMARRMKRVSAEQALYEAAMRAAGYVKNTDACQALARRLPLAMIRTLVGTGGGHRIIDLQALLFGVAGLLPSQRLAYRGEILNDPYVSEIEARWEAFRRSVPVRSMQEHDWLFFRLRPFNFPTVRLAAMSYFIAAGLQDGLDTLIAGPINSGNERGPAALLRLIARQLEEMTRPLPGDYWLKHTVFGEPSRTARTALIGRDRQRGLMVDVVLPFIYALADRDSRSDRMRLVREMYTGYGRQASNSVIQSMTNLLFHDTPEKKATIDRAILQQGMLQIDRETCRNKACGQCVMNGSVYPPDARS